A region from the Neurospora crassa OR74A linkage group V, whole genome shotgun sequence genome encodes:
- a CDS encoding 60S acidic ribosomal protein P1 has translation MSTAELATSYAALILADDGVEITADKIQTIIKAAKIEDVEPIWASLFAKALEGKDVKDLLSNVGSGGAAAAPAAAGAAAAGGAAEEAKAEEKVEEKEESDEDMGFGLFD, from the exons ATGTCTACTGCTGAGCTGGCTACCTCCTACGCGGCGCTCATCCTCGCCGATGACGGCGTTGAGATCACT GCCGACAAGATCCAGACCATCATCAAGGCTGCCAAGATCGAGGATGTCGAGCCTATCTGGGCTTCCCTCTTCGCCAAG GCTCTTGAGGGCAAGGATGTGAAGGACCTCCTTTCCAACGTCGGCTCCGGTggtgccgccgctgcccccgctgccgctggcgccgctgccgctggtggtgccgctgaggaggccaaggctgAGGAGAAGGTTGAGG agaaggaggagtccGACGAGGATATGGGCTTCGGTCTCTTCGACTAA
- a CDS encoding MSP domain-containing protein, translating to MSVEIDPLELGFRRPFTVEVSQILRIRNPNTSPVAFKVKTTAPKQYCVRPNSGRIEPGHDVEVSVLLQAMKQEPPSDARCRDKFLVQSVAITGDKEFTNVAQIWDGVDKSQVQEKKIRVLWLPPFGEETTSPVAATPIRPSTSSRAEETPAPFTSPSETRSSTVDTRDIKQESDVGENFQSTVAAVASTAQHTASETYEQLKEQLAKAQATIASLQNDAASGLRQRKAAVADAVGEQASNVQATAQDLAQSARQGTEGVPVQIAAVLCLVSFLLAYIFF from the exons ATGTCCGTCGAAATCGATCCCCTCGAGCTGGGTTTCCGCA GGCCCTTTACTGTGGAAGTTTCGCAGATCCTCAGGATCAGGAATCCCAATACCTCTCCGGTTGCCTTCAAG GTCAAAACCACCGCTCCCAAGCA ATACTGCGTCCGCCCCAACTCGGGTCGCATTGAGCCCGGTCACGATGTCGAAGTTTCCG TCCTCCTCCAGGCCATGAAGCAGGAGCCCCCCTCGGACGCCCGATGCCGCGACAAGTTCCTCGTCCAGTCTGTTGCCATCACCGGTGACAAGGAGTTCACCAACGTTGCCCAGATT TGGGATGGTGTCGACAAGTCCCAGGttcaggagaagaagatccgCGTTCTCTGGCTGCCACCCTTTGGAGAGGAGACCACCTCCCCCGTGGCTGCCACCCCTATCCGTCCCTCGACGTCGAGCCGG GCCGAGGAGACCCCTGCTCCTTTCACATCGCCCAGCGAGACCCGATCTTCGACGGTCGACACCCGCGATATTAAACAAGAGTCCGACGTCGGCGAGAACTTCCAGTCGACTGTTGCGGCCGTCGCATCGACAGCACAGCATACCGCTTCCGAGACGTACGAGCAGTTGAAGGAACAGTTGGCCAAGGCTCAGGCGACCATCGCATCTCTCCAGAACGACGCCGCCAGCGGTCTGAGACAGAGGAAGGCGGCTGTGGCTGACGCGGTGGGCGAGCAGGCGTCGAACGTACAGGCGACCGCTCAGGACCTCGCGCAATCAGCGAGGCAAGGCACCGAGGGCGTGCCAGTCCAGATTGCGGCGGTCCTCTGCTTGGTCAGCTTCCTGCTGGCCTATATCTTCTTCTAG
- a CDS encoding UBX domain-containing protein, variant, with amino-acid sequence MGQTDLEVLIDMGFERARAELAVKKSGGLQGALTWLEENQDKSLEELQASAASAATAKADDDEEDDGSPIPEGAKSLVCNDCGKRFKNGDLAAFHASKTQHTDFSESTEEIAPLTEEEKKQRLEELRQKLAEKRERQALVDKEEQKRNEQIKRKATKESQDMKEELARKEQMKEAARKRQEKLDDIEAKKRIKAKIEADKAERRRKEEEAKALREGRAPAAPSTAPAAAAAAPAASKPAASHNEARLRLQTAKGNVMKTLAADATLFELAQQLESENGVPVASFSTTFPRKTWQAGVDFGQTLKEAGLVPSAVLIVN; translated from the exons ATGGGCCAAACAGATCTCGAGGTTCTGATCGACATGGGTTTCGAGCGCGCCCGCGCCGAGCTCGCCGTCAAGAAGTCCGGTGGCT TGCAAGGAGCCCTCACCTGGCTTGAGGAGAACCAGGACAAGTCCTTGGAGGAGCTACAGGCCAGCGCTGCCTCTGCCGCCACTGCCaaggccgacgacgacgaagaggatgatggcTCCCCCATTCCCGAGGGCGCCAAGTCCCTTGTTTGCAACGATTGCGGCAAGAGGTTCAAGAACGGAGATCTTGCCGCCTTCCATGCTTCCAAGAC TCAGCACACCGACTTCTCCGAATCTACCGAAGAAATTGCTCCTCTaacggaggaagagaagaagcaaaGGCTGGAGGAGCTCCGCCAAAAGCTCGCGGAGAAGCGGGAGAGGCAGGCACTTGTTgacaaggaggagcagaagcgcAATGAG CAAATCAAGCGCAAGGCTACCAAGGAATCACAAGACATgaaggaggagctggcgCGTAAAGAGCAAATGAAGGAGGCTGCCCGCAAGCGTCAAGAGAAGCTCGACGACATCGAGGCCAAGAAACGCATCAAGGCCAAGATCGAAGCCGACAAGGCCGAGAGGAGgcgcaaggaggaggaagcaaaGGCGCTTCGCGAGGGTAGAGCTCCGGCCGCTCCCTCAACCGcgcctgctgccgccgccgctgcgcCGGCTGCTTCGAAGCCGGCTGCCTCCCACAATGAGGCTCGTCTGAGGTTGCAAACTGCCAAGGGAAATGTTATGAAGACACTGGCTGCGGATGCCACGCTGTTTGAGCTTGCTCAGCAGTTGGAGTCGGAGAACGGAGTCCCGGTTGCGAGCTTCTCTACGACGTTCCCCCGGAAGACGTGGCAAGCCGGAGTGGACTTTGGCCAGACGCTGAAGGAGGCTGGGTTGGTTCCCAGTGCGGTGCTCATTGTCAATTAG
- a CDS encoding translation regulator GCD7, whose amino-acid sequence MASSQMSYAPTLGKLLKSLNTQPLEASIEALIYLLKRRQVKGDDVANATAHMLLQVVAKSKWQNVDQLLAKVSNTGHRLAQAAPTEQVIGNVVRRVMGLIRDEASEDRNADEMGDSVSDLSQLPTTPTISTRPGPTPLRAATLPMSKSMFNLLCVSETAQSPVTGASTPMSQGASANMHALRSEVIDGIEEIMDEISQADDQIAGFADIQIHPGDYVLAYLPSPTVERFLLKAAAKRRFTVFIASAERQKPGEVPHAALRKKLNGLGVNAISLASNGLMAYMPRVNKVVISAKAVYANGGISTESGCSTAARAAQEYSKPVIVLSGVYKFCPVDPSDDGTEFEQGDSSTYVDYADGEAVDALEVENIVGEYLPPQYVDVYLTNLGPQTRDHLATIMADHYKLEDMGLSLHLP is encoded by the exons ATGGCGTCGTCGCAAATGAGCTATGCCCCCACGTTGGGCAAGCTCCTCAAGTCTCTCAACACTCAGCCCTTGGAGGCTTCTATCGAGGCTCTTATTTA CCTCCTAAAACGTCGCCAAGTCAAGGGCGATGATGTCGCCAATGCCACAGCCCATATGCTGCTCCAGGTCGTCGCCAAGTCTAAGTGGCAGAACGTCGATCAGCTGCTCGCAAAGGTCTCCAACACCGGCCACAGACTTGCCCAAGCTGCTCCCACTGAGCAAGTCATCGGCAACGTTGTCCGCCGAGTAATGGGTCTTATTCGTGATGAGGCTTCCGAGGACAGAAATGCCGACGAGATGGGCGACTCAGTATCCGACCTCTCCCAGCTGCCCACAACGCCCACCATTTCCACAAGGCCAGGCCCCACGCCCCTCCGCGCCGCGACTCTCCCCATGTCCAAGTCCATGTTCAACCTTCTCTGCGTCTCAGAGACCGCACAGTCACCAGTTACCGGCGCATCTACCCCCATGTCCCAGGGCGCATCTGCCAACATGCATGCCCTACGGTCCGAAGTTATCGATGGCATCGAAGAGATTATGGACGAGATCAGCCAGGCGGACGACCAGATTGCGGGTTTCGCGGACATCCAGATTCACCCCGGCGATTACGTGCTCGCctacctcccctccccaacaGTCGAGAGATTCCTCCTCAAAGCCGCAGCAAAGAGGAGGTTTACCGTGTTCATCGCCAGCGCTGAGCGTCAAAAACCCGGCGAGGTGCCCCATGCTGCCCTACGGAAGAAGCTCAACGGTCTCGGGGTCAACGCCATCAGCCTGGCTAGCAACGGCTTGATGGCCTATATGCCTAGGGTGAACAAGGTCGTTATCAGCGCCAAGGCCGTATATGCGAACGGCGGTATTTCCACAGAGAGTGGGTGCAGTACTGCTGCTAGGGCAGCGCAGGAGTACTCCAAGCCCGTTATCGTTCTAAGCGGTGTTTACAAGTTCTGCCCCGTAGATCCGTCGGACGATGGGACCGAGTTCGAGCAGGGAGATTCTTCGACGTATGTCGACTATGCCGACGGTGAGGCCGTCGATGCCCTCGAGGTAGAGAACATCGTGGGCGAGTACCTGCCACCCCAATACGTCGATGTATACCTAACAAACCT TGGCCCCCAAACACGAGATCATCTTGCCACCATCATGGCCGACCATTACAAGCTCGAAGATATGGGCTTGTCTTTGCATCTGCCTTAG